Proteins from one Apis cerana isolate GH-2021 linkage group LG11, AcerK_1.0, whole genome shotgun sequence genomic window:
- the LOC107995105 gene encoding eukaryotic translation initiation factor 4E-binding protein Mextli isoform X3, translated as MATTQLNRARTIKKVEKPRPLKLNQRHATVDGRITTVEDIVSLIDNVAMQLTNGFHDRALQMNVITMCNHLKLYAHQLEAIYKDQLDRAFVAIRNGSQDERLDLTTRVHLLELIELRAKQWRHTDSMDVYYTQKLSHLDNAEAIPDTPTNALSSPMATMTSPTVTPILGPGEVIKNSGKFVKPTRIPGKNYCKDEVVIRNSDSGKVNPGAKERLVQITGTSEDKIHYAKDLIKDTIQRNASPVRLEQGGGEKGAMGGSSSSLNSSASDESNRLQHQQQNSRLRSSLLHSFSTNDASIGEYKYTVTVGNQSLKITGCNLDLVRTAKLVLDEHFLGDSENFTSGIEYFNFEEESPYSISSSNTQKTLLTPSNTNEVGRELNMDSAATSESEETYKPHIISEPNSSTQEVPEVRELTYEFLLLCSTGPYAKRPPADWVRIQKECPNIVRKEPIRWFEPETYKAKVAAAGLITVLTIGEGETDPE; from the exons atggCCACTACACAACTAAATCGAGCACGAACCATCAAGAAAGTTGAAAAACCTCGACCGCTTAAACTTAATCAACGCCACGCGACCGTCGATGGGCGGATTACGActg tgGAGGATATAGTCTCCTTAATCGACAATGTTGCAATGCAACTAACTAATGGCTTCCATGACCGAGCGCTGCAAATGAATGTGATTACAATGTGCAatcatttaaaactttatgCTCATCAATTAGAAGCTATTTATAaag ATCAGCTAGATAGAGCTTTTGTGGCAATCAGAAATGGAAGTCAAGACGAAAGACTAGATTTGACGACTAGGGTTCACCTGCTGGAACTTATAGAATTAAGAGCTAAACAATGGCGTCACACAGATTCCATGGATGTATATTATACACAAAAATTATCTCATTTGGATAAT GCAGAAGCAATTCCTGATACACCTACAAATGCATTGTCATCTCCAATGGCAACTATGACTTCACCTACTGTAACACCTATTTTGGGGCCTGgtgaagttataaaaaatagtggCAAATTTGTTAAACCTACTCGTATTCCTGGAAAAAACTACTGTAAAGATGAAGTTGTTATACGTAACAGTGATTCTGGTAAAG taAACCCTGGAGCCAAAGAACGACTTGTCCAAATCACGGGTACTTCCGAGGACAAGAtaca TTACGCGAAGGATTTGATAAAAGATACGATACAACGAAATGCATCGCCGGTGAGATTAGAGCAAGGtggaggagaaaaaggagCTATGGGTGGTTCAAGCTCCTCATTAAATAGTAGTGCATCAGATGAAAGTAATCGATTGCAACATCAACAACAAAACTCTCGTTTACGAAGTTCACTCCTCCACAGCTTCTCCACCAACGACGCCAGTATAggcgaatataaatatacagttACTGTTGGTAAccaatctttaaaaatcacaGGATGCAATCTCGATCTTGTTAgg acTGCGAAGCTAGTTTTAGATGAACATTTCTTGGGAGATTCTGAAAATTTCACAAGTGGtatagaatatttcaattttgaagaaGAATCTCCTTATTCAATTTCGTCTTCCAATAcacaaaaaacattattaactCCAAGCAATACAAATGAAGTAGGCCGAGAATTAAATATGGATAGTGCTGCAACTTCAGAAAGTGAAGAAACTTATAAACCTCATATAATATCTGAACCAAATTCATCAACTCAGGAAG ttCCAGAAGTTAGAGAACTCACATATGAGTTTTTGTTGCTGTGTTCAACAGGCCCTTATGCTAAACGGCCACCTGCAGATTGGGTTCGCATTCAAAAGGAATGTCCCAACATTGTTCGCAAG
- the LOC107995105 gene encoding eukaryotic translation initiation factor 4E-binding protein Mextli isoform X1, producing MATTQLNRARTIKKVEKPRPLKLNQRHATVDGRITTVEDIVSLIDNVAMQLTNGFHDRALQMNVITMCNHLKLYAHQLEAIYKDQLDRAFVAIRNGSQDERLDLTTRVHLLELIELRAKQWRHTDSMDVYYTQKLSHLDNAEAIPDTPTNALSSPMATMTSPTVTPILGPGEVIKNSGKFVKPTRIPGKNYCKDEVVIRNSDSGKVMGIKGRRVHMIEELSQTIISFQRVNPGAKERLVQITGTSEDKIHYAKDLIKDTIQRNASPVRLEQGGGEKGAMGGSSSSLNSSASDESNRLQHQQQNSRLRSSLLHSFSTNDASIGEYKYTVTVGNQSLKITGCNLDLVRTAKLVLDEHFLGDSENFTSGIEYFNFEEESPYSISSSNTQKTLLTPSNTNEVGRELNMDSAATSESEETYKPHIISEPNSSTQEVPEVRELTYEFLLLCSTGPYAKRPPADWVRIQKECPNIVRKEPIRWFEPETYKAKVAAAGLITVLTIGEGETDPE from the exons atggCCACTACACAACTAAATCGAGCACGAACCATCAAGAAAGTTGAAAAACCTCGACCGCTTAAACTTAATCAACGCCACGCGACCGTCGATGGGCGGATTACGActg tgGAGGATATAGTCTCCTTAATCGACAATGTTGCAATGCAACTAACTAATGGCTTCCATGACCGAGCGCTGCAAATGAATGTGATTACAATGTGCAatcatttaaaactttatgCTCATCAATTAGAAGCTATTTATAaag ATCAGCTAGATAGAGCTTTTGTGGCAATCAGAAATGGAAGTCAAGACGAAAGACTAGATTTGACGACTAGGGTTCACCTGCTGGAACTTATAGAATTAAGAGCTAAACAATGGCGTCACACAGATTCCATGGATGTATATTATACACAAAAATTATCTCATTTGGATAAT GCAGAAGCAATTCCTGATACACCTACAAATGCATTGTCATCTCCAATGGCAACTATGACTTCACCTACTGTAACACCTATTTTGGGGCCTGgtgaagttataaaaaatagtggCAAATTTGTTAAACCTACTCGTATTCCTGGAAAAAACTACTGTAAAGATGAAGTTGTTATACGTAACAGTGATTCTGGTAAAG TGATGGGAATAAAAGGGCGGCGGGTTCACATGATCGAAGAGCTCAGCCAGACAATCATCTCCTTCCAGCGAG taAACCCTGGAGCCAAAGAACGACTTGTCCAAATCACGGGTACTTCCGAGGACAAGAtaca TTACGCGAAGGATTTGATAAAAGATACGATACAACGAAATGCATCGCCGGTGAGATTAGAGCAAGGtggaggagaaaaaggagCTATGGGTGGTTCAAGCTCCTCATTAAATAGTAGTGCATCAGATGAAAGTAATCGATTGCAACATCAACAACAAAACTCTCGTTTACGAAGTTCACTCCTCCACAGCTTCTCCACCAACGACGCCAGTATAggcgaatataaatatacagttACTGTTGGTAAccaatctttaaaaatcacaGGATGCAATCTCGATCTTGTTAgg acTGCGAAGCTAGTTTTAGATGAACATTTCTTGGGAGATTCTGAAAATTTCACAAGTGGtatagaatatttcaattttgaagaaGAATCTCCTTATTCAATTTCGTCTTCCAATAcacaaaaaacattattaactCCAAGCAATACAAATGAAGTAGGCCGAGAATTAAATATGGATAGTGCTGCAACTTCAGAAAGTGAAGAAACTTATAAACCTCATATAATATCTGAACCAAATTCATCAACTCAGGAAG ttCCAGAAGTTAGAGAACTCACATATGAGTTTTTGTTGCTGTGTTCAACAGGCCCTTATGCTAAACGGCCACCTGCAGATTGGGTTCGCATTCAAAAGGAATGTCCCAACATTGTTCGCAAG
- the LOC107995105 gene encoding eukaryotic translation initiation factor 4E-binding protein Mextli isoform X4: MATTQLNRARTIKKVEKPRPLKLNQRHATVDGRITTVEDIVSLIDNVAMQLTNGFHDRALQMNVITMCNHLKLYAHQLEAIYKDQLDRAFVAIRNGSQDERLDLTTRVHLLELIELRAKQWRHTDSMDVYYTQKLSHLDNAEAIPDTPTNALSSPMATMTSPTVTPILGPGEVIKNSGKFVKPTRIPGKNYCKDEVVIRNSDSGKVNPGAKERLVQITGTSEDKIHYAKDLIKDTIQRNASPVRLEQGGGEKGAMGGSSSSLNSSASDESNRLQHQQQNSRLRSSLLHSFSTNDASIGEYKYTVTVGNQSLKITGCNLDLVRTAKLVLDEHFLGDSENFTSGIEYFNFEEESPYSISSSNTQKTLLTPSNTNEVGRELNMDSAATSESEETYKPHIISEPNSSTQEGPYAKRPPADWVRIQKECPNIVRKEPIRWFEPETYKAKVAAAGLITVLTIGEGETDPE; this comes from the exons atggCCACTACACAACTAAATCGAGCACGAACCATCAAGAAAGTTGAAAAACCTCGACCGCTTAAACTTAATCAACGCCACGCGACCGTCGATGGGCGGATTACGActg tgGAGGATATAGTCTCCTTAATCGACAATGTTGCAATGCAACTAACTAATGGCTTCCATGACCGAGCGCTGCAAATGAATGTGATTACAATGTGCAatcatttaaaactttatgCTCATCAATTAGAAGCTATTTATAaag ATCAGCTAGATAGAGCTTTTGTGGCAATCAGAAATGGAAGTCAAGACGAAAGACTAGATTTGACGACTAGGGTTCACCTGCTGGAACTTATAGAATTAAGAGCTAAACAATGGCGTCACACAGATTCCATGGATGTATATTATACACAAAAATTATCTCATTTGGATAAT GCAGAAGCAATTCCTGATACACCTACAAATGCATTGTCATCTCCAATGGCAACTATGACTTCACCTACTGTAACACCTATTTTGGGGCCTGgtgaagttataaaaaatagtggCAAATTTGTTAAACCTACTCGTATTCCTGGAAAAAACTACTGTAAAGATGAAGTTGTTATACGTAACAGTGATTCTGGTAAAG taAACCCTGGAGCCAAAGAACGACTTGTCCAAATCACGGGTACTTCCGAGGACAAGAtaca TTACGCGAAGGATTTGATAAAAGATACGATACAACGAAATGCATCGCCGGTGAGATTAGAGCAAGGtggaggagaaaaaggagCTATGGGTGGTTCAAGCTCCTCATTAAATAGTAGTGCATCAGATGAAAGTAATCGATTGCAACATCAACAACAAAACTCTCGTTTACGAAGTTCACTCCTCCACAGCTTCTCCACCAACGACGCCAGTATAggcgaatataaatatacagttACTGTTGGTAAccaatctttaaaaatcacaGGATGCAATCTCGATCTTGTTAgg acTGCGAAGCTAGTTTTAGATGAACATTTCTTGGGAGATTCTGAAAATTTCACAAGTGGtatagaatatttcaattttgaagaaGAATCTCCTTATTCAATTTCGTCTTCCAATAcacaaaaaacattattaactCCAAGCAATACAAATGAAGTAGGCCGAGAATTAAATATGGATAGTGCTGCAACTTCAGAAAGTGAAGAAACTTATAAACCTCATATAATATCTGAACCAAATTCATCAACTCAGGAAG GCCCTTATGCTAAACGGCCACCTGCAGATTGGGTTCGCATTCAAAAGGAATGTCCCAACATTGTTCGCAAG
- the LOC107995105 gene encoding eukaryotic translation initiation factor 4E-binding protein Mextli isoform X2 gives MATTQLNRARTIKKVEKPRPLKLNQRHATVDGRITTVEDIVSLIDNVAMQLTNGFHDRALQMNVITMCNHLKLYAHQLEAIYKDQLDRAFVAIRNGSQDERLDLTTRVHLLELIELRAKQWRHTDSMDVYYTQKLSHLDNAEAIPDTPTNALSSPMATMTSPTVTPILGPGEVIKNSGKFVKPTRIPGKNYCKDEVVIRNSDSGKVMGIKGRRVHMIEELSQTIISFQRVNPGAKERLVQITGTSEDKIHYAKDLIKDTIQRNASPVRLEQGGGEKGAMGGSSSSLNSSASDESNRLQHQQQNSRLRSSLLHSFSTNDASIGEYKYTVTVGNQSLKITGCNLDLVRTAKLVLDEHFLGDSENFTSGIEYFNFEEESPYSISSSNTQKTLLTPSNTNEVGRELNMDSAATSESEETYKPHIISEPNSSTQEGPYAKRPPADWVRIQKECPNIVRKEPIRWFEPETYKAKVAAAGLITVLTIGEGETDPE, from the exons atggCCACTACACAACTAAATCGAGCACGAACCATCAAGAAAGTTGAAAAACCTCGACCGCTTAAACTTAATCAACGCCACGCGACCGTCGATGGGCGGATTACGActg tgGAGGATATAGTCTCCTTAATCGACAATGTTGCAATGCAACTAACTAATGGCTTCCATGACCGAGCGCTGCAAATGAATGTGATTACAATGTGCAatcatttaaaactttatgCTCATCAATTAGAAGCTATTTATAaag ATCAGCTAGATAGAGCTTTTGTGGCAATCAGAAATGGAAGTCAAGACGAAAGACTAGATTTGACGACTAGGGTTCACCTGCTGGAACTTATAGAATTAAGAGCTAAACAATGGCGTCACACAGATTCCATGGATGTATATTATACACAAAAATTATCTCATTTGGATAAT GCAGAAGCAATTCCTGATACACCTACAAATGCATTGTCATCTCCAATGGCAACTATGACTTCACCTACTGTAACACCTATTTTGGGGCCTGgtgaagttataaaaaatagtggCAAATTTGTTAAACCTACTCGTATTCCTGGAAAAAACTACTGTAAAGATGAAGTTGTTATACGTAACAGTGATTCTGGTAAAG TGATGGGAATAAAAGGGCGGCGGGTTCACATGATCGAAGAGCTCAGCCAGACAATCATCTCCTTCCAGCGAG taAACCCTGGAGCCAAAGAACGACTTGTCCAAATCACGGGTACTTCCGAGGACAAGAtaca TTACGCGAAGGATTTGATAAAAGATACGATACAACGAAATGCATCGCCGGTGAGATTAGAGCAAGGtggaggagaaaaaggagCTATGGGTGGTTCAAGCTCCTCATTAAATAGTAGTGCATCAGATGAAAGTAATCGATTGCAACATCAACAACAAAACTCTCGTTTACGAAGTTCACTCCTCCACAGCTTCTCCACCAACGACGCCAGTATAggcgaatataaatatacagttACTGTTGGTAAccaatctttaaaaatcacaGGATGCAATCTCGATCTTGTTAgg acTGCGAAGCTAGTTTTAGATGAACATTTCTTGGGAGATTCTGAAAATTTCACAAGTGGtatagaatatttcaattttgaagaaGAATCTCCTTATTCAATTTCGTCTTCCAATAcacaaaaaacattattaactCCAAGCAATACAAATGAAGTAGGCCGAGAATTAAATATGGATAGTGCTGCAACTTCAGAAAGTGAAGAAACTTATAAACCTCATATAATATCTGAACCAAATTCATCAACTCAGGAAG GCCCTTATGCTAAACGGCCACCTGCAGATTGGGTTCGCATTCAAAAGGAATGTCCCAACATTGTTCGCAAG
- the LOC107995105 gene encoding eukaryotic translation initiation factor 4E-binding protein Mextli isoform X5 — protein sequence MATTQLNRARTIKKVEKPRPLKLNQRHATVDGRITTVEDIVSLIDNVAMQLTNGFHDRALQMNVITMCNHLKLYAHQLEAIYKDQLDRAFVAIRNGSQDERLDLTTRVHLLELIELRAKQWRHTDSMDVYYTQKLSHLDNAEAIPDTPTNALSSPMATMTSPTVTPILGPGEVIKNSGKFVKPTRIPGKNYCKDEVVIRNSDSGKVMGIKGRRVHMIEELSQTIISFQRVNPGAKERLVQITGTSEDKIHYAKDLIKDTIQRNASPVRLEQGGGEKGAMGGSSSSLNSSASDESNRLQHQQQNSRLRSSLLHSFSTNDASIGEYKYTVTVGNQSLKITGCNLDLVRTAKLVLDEHFLGDSENFTSGIEYFNFEEESPYSISSSNTQKTLLTPSNTNEVGRELNMDSAATSESEETYKPHIISEPNSSTQEVF from the exons atggCCACTACACAACTAAATCGAGCACGAACCATCAAGAAAGTTGAAAAACCTCGACCGCTTAAACTTAATCAACGCCACGCGACCGTCGATGGGCGGATTACGActg tgGAGGATATAGTCTCCTTAATCGACAATGTTGCAATGCAACTAACTAATGGCTTCCATGACCGAGCGCTGCAAATGAATGTGATTACAATGTGCAatcatttaaaactttatgCTCATCAATTAGAAGCTATTTATAaag ATCAGCTAGATAGAGCTTTTGTGGCAATCAGAAATGGAAGTCAAGACGAAAGACTAGATTTGACGACTAGGGTTCACCTGCTGGAACTTATAGAATTAAGAGCTAAACAATGGCGTCACACAGATTCCATGGATGTATATTATACACAAAAATTATCTCATTTGGATAAT GCAGAAGCAATTCCTGATACACCTACAAATGCATTGTCATCTCCAATGGCAACTATGACTTCACCTACTGTAACACCTATTTTGGGGCCTGgtgaagttataaaaaatagtggCAAATTTGTTAAACCTACTCGTATTCCTGGAAAAAACTACTGTAAAGATGAAGTTGTTATACGTAACAGTGATTCTGGTAAAG TGATGGGAATAAAAGGGCGGCGGGTTCACATGATCGAAGAGCTCAGCCAGACAATCATCTCCTTCCAGCGAG taAACCCTGGAGCCAAAGAACGACTTGTCCAAATCACGGGTACTTCCGAGGACAAGAtaca TTACGCGAAGGATTTGATAAAAGATACGATACAACGAAATGCATCGCCGGTGAGATTAGAGCAAGGtggaggagaaaaaggagCTATGGGTGGTTCAAGCTCCTCATTAAATAGTAGTGCATCAGATGAAAGTAATCGATTGCAACATCAACAACAAAACTCTCGTTTACGAAGTTCACTCCTCCACAGCTTCTCCACCAACGACGCCAGTATAggcgaatataaatatacagttACTGTTGGTAAccaatctttaaaaatcacaGGATGCAATCTCGATCTTGTTAgg acTGCGAAGCTAGTTTTAGATGAACATTTCTTGGGAGATTCTGAAAATTTCACAAGTGGtatagaatatttcaattttgaagaaGAATCTCCTTATTCAATTTCGTCTTCCAATAcacaaaaaacattattaactCCAAGCAATACAAATGAAGTAGGCCGAGAATTAAATATGGATAGTGCTGCAACTTCAGAAAGTGAAGAAACTTATAAACCTCATATAATATCTGAACCAAATTCATCAACTCAGGAAG tattttga
- the LOC107995106 gene encoding neuroguidin isoform X1, whose translation MTIMRAIDEMEQRDLPQAFRLLGEMNANVLQVNQLVDNMLVRVKNGEISTDKGLSFLEMKYHMLLSYLINLTYVVLRKCSGERIEGDPSIDRLIEIRTVLEKIRPIDHKLKYQIDKLVKTAVTGTINNDDPTNFKANPDAFDSNDEESDSDQDKVDGFKSIQARKSNIYVPPKLAAVHYDGDETVTEKIRKAGERARRRAISGAVLRELKEEYLDAPIEDKHGLAEKQASLGRENKRKIEYEENYMTRLPVTKQEKHRRHQITTLGTLGEEITTFGESSSVSAKKRKAQKKGKAKKSFKKKRHH comes from the exons atgacAATAATGAGG gCAATTGATGAAATGGAACAAAGAGATCTTCCACAGGCATTTCGTTTGCTTGGGGAAATGAATGCTAATGTCCTACAAGTTAATCAACTTGTAGATAATATGTTAGTCCGTGTCAAAAATGGAGAAATTTCTACAGATAAAGGTCTTAgttttttagaaatgaaatatcatatgTTACTttcttatttgattaatttaacttatgTGGTTTTGAGAAAATGTTCTGGAGAACGTATAGAAGGAGATCCATCAATTGATCGcttaattgaaataagaacTGTCCTAGAAAAAATCCGACCAATAGatcacaaattaaaatatcaaatagatAAACTTGTTAAGACTGCTGTAACTGGTACTATTAACAATGATGATCCAACTAATTTTAAAGCAAACCCAGATGCATTTGATAGTAATGATGAAGAATCTGATAGTGATCAAGATAAAGTAGATGGTTTCAAATCAATACAGGCaagaaaatctaatatttatgtacCACCAAAACTTGCTGCAGTACATTATG atGGAGATGAAACAGTTACtgaaaaaattcgtaaagCAGGAGAAAGAGCTCGTAGACGTGCAATATCAGGTGCTgttttaagagaattaaaagaagaatatttagatGCTCCTATTGAAGATAAACATGGTTTAGCAGAAAAGCAAGCTAGTCTAGGTCGAGAAAATAAGCGGAAGATagaatatgaagaaaattatatgacaCGTTTACCTGTTACTAAACAAGAAAAGCACAGACGTCATCAAATAACAACTCTTGGTACACTTGGAGAAGAAATTACAACTTTTGGAGAATCATCTTCAGTATCTgctaaaaagagaaaagctcAGAAAAAAGGCAAagctaaaaaaa GTTTCAAGAAAAAACGGCATCATTAA
- the LOC107995106 gene encoding neuroguidin isoform X2: protein MVQAIDEMEQRDLPQAFRLLGEMNANVLQVNQLVDNMLVRVKNGEISTDKGLSFLEMKYHMLLSYLINLTYVVLRKCSGERIEGDPSIDRLIEIRTVLEKIRPIDHKLKYQIDKLVKTAVTGTINNDDPTNFKANPDAFDSNDEESDSDQDKVDGFKSIQARKSNIYVPPKLAAVHYDGDETVTEKIRKAGERARRRAISGAVLRELKEEYLDAPIEDKHGLAEKQASLGRENKRKIEYEENYMTRLPVTKQEKHRRHQITTLGTLGEEITTFGESSSVSAKKRKAQKKGKAKKSFKKKRHH from the exons ATGGTACAG gCAATTGATGAAATGGAACAAAGAGATCTTCCACAGGCATTTCGTTTGCTTGGGGAAATGAATGCTAATGTCCTACAAGTTAATCAACTTGTAGATAATATGTTAGTCCGTGTCAAAAATGGAGAAATTTCTACAGATAAAGGTCTTAgttttttagaaatgaaatatcatatgTTACTttcttatttgattaatttaacttatgTGGTTTTGAGAAAATGTTCTGGAGAACGTATAGAAGGAGATCCATCAATTGATCGcttaattgaaataagaacTGTCCTAGAAAAAATCCGACCAATAGatcacaaattaaaatatcaaatagatAAACTTGTTAAGACTGCTGTAACTGGTACTATTAACAATGATGATCCAACTAATTTTAAAGCAAACCCAGATGCATTTGATAGTAATGATGAAGAATCTGATAGTGATCAAGATAAAGTAGATGGTTTCAAATCAATACAGGCaagaaaatctaatatttatgtacCACCAAAACTTGCTGCAGTACATTATG atGGAGATGAAACAGTTACtgaaaaaattcgtaaagCAGGAGAAAGAGCTCGTAGACGTGCAATATCAGGTGCTgttttaagagaattaaaagaagaatatttagatGCTCCTATTGAAGATAAACATGGTTTAGCAGAAAAGCAAGCTAGTCTAGGTCGAGAAAATAAGCGGAAGATagaatatgaagaaaattatatgacaCGTTTACCTGTTACTAAACAAGAAAAGCACAGACGTCATCAAATAACAACTCTTGGTACACTTGGAGAAGAAATTACAACTTTTGGAGAATCATCTTCAGTATCTgctaaaaagagaaaagctcAGAAAAAAGGCAAagctaaaaaaa GTTTCAAGAAAAAACGGCATCATTAA
- the LOC107995106 gene encoding neuroguidin isoform X3: MEQRDLPQAFRLLGEMNANVLQVNQLVDNMLVRVKNGEISTDKGLSFLEMKYHMLLSYLINLTYVVLRKCSGERIEGDPSIDRLIEIRTVLEKIRPIDHKLKYQIDKLVKTAVTGTINNDDPTNFKANPDAFDSNDEESDSDQDKVDGFKSIQARKSNIYVPPKLAAVHYDGDETVTEKIRKAGERARRRAISGAVLRELKEEYLDAPIEDKHGLAEKQASLGRENKRKIEYEENYMTRLPVTKQEKHRRHQITTLGTLGEEITTFGESSSVSAKKRKAQKKGKAKKSFKKKRHH, translated from the exons ATGGAACAAAGAGATCTTCCACAGGCATTTCGTTTGCTTGGGGAAATGAATGCTAATGTCCTACAAGTTAATCAACTTGTAGATAATATGTTAGTCCGTGTCAAAAATGGAGAAATTTCTACAGATAAAGGTCTTAgttttttagaaatgaaatatcatatgTTACTttcttatttgattaatttaacttatgTGGTTTTGAGAAAATGTTCTGGAGAACGTATAGAAGGAGATCCATCAATTGATCGcttaattgaaataagaacTGTCCTAGAAAAAATCCGACCAATAGatcacaaattaaaatatcaaatagatAAACTTGTTAAGACTGCTGTAACTGGTACTATTAACAATGATGATCCAACTAATTTTAAAGCAAACCCAGATGCATTTGATAGTAATGATGAAGAATCTGATAGTGATCAAGATAAAGTAGATGGTTTCAAATCAATACAGGCaagaaaatctaatatttatgtacCACCAAAACTTGCTGCAGTACATTATG atGGAGATGAAACAGTTACtgaaaaaattcgtaaagCAGGAGAAAGAGCTCGTAGACGTGCAATATCAGGTGCTgttttaagagaattaaaagaagaatatttagatGCTCCTATTGAAGATAAACATGGTTTAGCAGAAAAGCAAGCTAGTCTAGGTCGAGAAAATAAGCGGAAGATagaatatgaagaaaattatatgacaCGTTTACCTGTTACTAAACAAGAAAAGCACAGACGTCATCAAATAACAACTCTTGGTACACTTGGAGAAGAAATTACAACTTTTGGAGAATCATCTTCAGTATCTgctaaaaagagaaaagctcAGAAAAAAGGCAAagctaaaaaaa GTTTCAAGAAAAAACGGCATCATTAA